Proteins co-encoded in one Salvia splendens isolate huo1 chromosome 4, SspV2, whole genome shotgun sequence genomic window:
- the LOC121801086 gene encoding F-box/kelch-repeat protein At3g23880-like, which yields MEDPSIVIPKLPNDVIIEILTRLPVKPLLKFKCVCKSWRALISSTQFVAAHLEFSKSAPNLTTHRLILKYRGNTTKQCSVNSILHQSVPEAFDLSCSLISERYRWVVGSCNGLVCLLIDKKEMILWNPSTGICKKLPDCGVEINVGDYYSYYTSGLGYDKSSDDYKVVGFFNNNRDLSEVMVQVYSLKNDKWKRIENFKGRWSMDGTATFANGKLYWIANQGNELESGWDILSVDLETEEYEMLQVPSYVKSGYYSRLGGAWEGVTDVLRNGSVIFLLDGTTSNSHDKLAETDRNLADLVDVFPKATRNVKIIACVGGLVSEGSLHVLCSHLESTEVWTMDVGGGDWTKVATVPYIDDFLKYSYKKASYVLKDGQVLLLCGSTFVIYDAEDCSFRYPEVRDSGELVGVGAYLGSLVSPVG from the exons ATGGAAGATCCCTCCATTGTGATTCCCAAGCTCCCAAACGACGTGATCATCGAAATTCTCACGAGGCTACCAGTAAAACCCCTCTTGAAATTCAAATGCGTCTGCAAATCATGGCGAGCCCTAATTTCCAGCACCCAATTCGTCGCAGCCCACCTCGAATTCTCAAAATCAGCTCCAAATCTCACTACACACAGACTCATTTTGAAGTATCGAGGTAATACTACGAAGCAGTGTTCAGTTAATTCCATACTGCACCAATCTGTTCCCGAAGCATTCGATTTGAGTTGCTCACTTATATCTGAGAGATATCGTTGGGTGGTGGGTTCTTGCAATGGTTTAGTTTGCCTGTTGATagataaaaaagaaatgattttGTGGAACCCATCCACGGGAATATGCAAAAAACTGCCAGATTGCGGCGTGGAAATAAACGTTGGTGACTACTACTCCTATTATACTTCTGGTTTAGGTTATGATAAATCGAGTGATGATTATAAAGTGGTGGGGTTTTTCAATAACAATAGGGATTTATCTGAGGTGATGGTGCAAGTTTATAGTTTGAAGAATGATAAGTGGAAGAGGATCGAGAATTTCAAGGGGCGTTGGTCGATGGATGGTACAGCCACGTTTGCTAATGGGAAGCTCTATTGGATTGCTAATCAAGGTAATGAGTTGGAATCCGGTTGGGACATTTTGTCCGTTGATTTGGAGACGGAGGAGTATGAGATGCTGCAAGTGCCGAGCTATGTGAAGAGTGGCTATTACTCGAGGTTGGGAGGAGCGTGGGAGggtgttacggacgttctccgcaaCGGCTCCGTGATCTTCCTTCTCGACGGAACAACGAGCAATTCCCACGACAAACTCGCGGAAACTGACCGAAACCTCGCTGATTTGGTGGACGTCTTCCCCAAAGCAACAAGAAACGTAAAGATAATTGCTT GTGTCGGGGGTCTCGTATCAGAGGGGTCGTTGCACGTGCTGTGCAGCCATCTGGAGAGCACGGAGGTGTGGACCATGGATGTGGGAGGAGGGGATTGGACGAAGGTGGCTACAGTTCCCTATATTGATGATTTCTTGAAGTATAGTTATAAGAAAGCATCGTATGTGCTTAAGGATGGTCAGGTCCTGTTGCTTTGTGGTTCGACTTTTGTGATATATGATGCAGAGGATTGCTCGTTTAGGTATCCGGAGGTTAGGGACTCGGGTGAACTCGTTGGAGTCGGTGCTTATCTTGGAAGTTTAGTCTCACCGGTGGGATGA